A DNA window from Zingiber officinale cultivar Zhangliang chromosome 3A, Zo_v1.1, whole genome shotgun sequence contains the following coding sequences:
- the LOC122051491 gene encoding homeobox-DDT domain protein RLT2-like isoform X4, translating into MESGEGAEEKEQSEPQPQPQPTAEAWKKPAPEGGEKPSKRKMKTPYQLEILEKTYAVETYPTEIQRTELSVKTGLSDRQLQMWFCHRRLKDRKFPPTKRQRREEDPLPLTPPPPVLPPQNDRLSSESGGVGLSSSPFSGGLGSSGESRRPFSRAAPVVSRIGADMSAIGRRYYDMGLPPPPPAQPTMAEMRMLASVESQLGEPLRQDGPVLGVEFDPLPPGAFGAPIEMPVQQKQPLRPYDGNMFERYDTKPMKATADHLLASSSNGKRKLAASASHMSHPQMSHRALHEYQFLPEQLSVRSETYDRVSQSHYYDSSLDASSARAISLPKKLHANEQGVPNYTFQGQMSSANLLSQPGRQQNFPSISMDSDGPPHSDMFPISASDTQFGMHQVGLENQSISSDRRSARDDDFSRLERKRKSDEARIAKEVEAHEKRIRKELEKQDILRRKREEQMRREMERHDRERRKEEERMLREKLREEERFEREQRRENERREKFLLKESRRAEKLRQKEELRREKDAARQKAATERATARRIAREYMELIEDERLELMEIAAINKGFSSIFGLDSDTLQQLDSFRSMLQAFPPSSVKLGRPFGVQPWVDSDENIANVLMVWKFLITFADILGLWPFTLDEFVQSLHDYGSRLLGEIHVSLLKSIIKDIEDVARTPAITVGASQSSSANPGGGHPQIVEGAYAWGFNIRSWQRHLNCLTWPEILRQFALSAGFGPQLKKKNVEHTYLRDDNEGIDGEDVISTLRNGSAVENAVALMHERGYTHRRRSRHRLTPGTVKFAAFHVLSLEGSRGLTILEVADKIQKSGLRDLTTSKTPEASIAAALSRDTKLFERTAPSTYCVRSPYRKDPVDADAVLSAAREKIHVFQSALSDSEEVEKDTEDVDDAERDEDSEGDAGDDHGVDDTGTDHNLDKNDPFENKLNDPSALTSVGKMKGGREIGATPQISFGNVAKVCPKPSSENANTSGATEFIETNSKFHEAANVDMEETEMDESNFGEPWVEGLAEVGKMKGGREIGATPQTSFGNVEKVSRKPSAENANTSGATEFIETNSKFHEAANVDMETEIDESSFGEPWVQGLAEGDYSGLSVEERLNALVALIGVAIEGNSIRIVLEERLEAATALKKQMWAEAQLDKRRFKEEYSSRLQGTFGGYKAEIAQMNGTREGSQTPQDNVDKVNDGNLEVINSEHFLEQNQVNMGYNSMGQELTNSDVLSIQQCGYAAEKSRSQLKSFIGHKAELLYVYRSLPLGQDRRRNRYWLFSTSSSPNDPGSGRIFLESKEGHWTLIDSEEAFDTLLAALDTRGIRESHLHSMLQRIETTYKEAIKRRKDLIISATSSGDHAKPRASRMVSGSDCSMEIDSPSLCRLTPDALENSTSLKIELGSNEVEKNSALVRYQGFLRWMWNECYNSQILCTMKYGTKRCPELLHTCDCCFQSFLAEEKHCPSCHKTFKTFQNSDALFSEHVTLCEQKRKLDPDWKLQLSNSTLPMGIRLLKTLLSMTEAVIPAEALQTLWTEGYRKSWAVKLHSSSSAGELFQVLTLLERAVKLDFLLSSFETTTEPLISKQETASAISAQSGLVPVLPWVPYTSAAVALRLLDLDFSISYMLNQKLESRKEKEGHYIKLPSHYAAVNNMQEVDPMGTPEQVDYLTEGRWLDSGSGQRGRGRGSRGRGGRGRGRGRGLRGSASSSRANFMTENLSIFDKATRKFTRRGRTRGRGGRRRGRRTIRPRQISDGRVSTINKRSLLGSLITANSNSKQAMIADSPQSSGGDEWGIAQVRKPYVEDDDISRGSESDDNGQASGDDYDDQAADSLVEYDYSKSIGLADDGSEDVGDMDMDEDVEEDDMDGRSHDLDAYMDDDDDDLQDNPDDVEDGEGNRDEDEGATSYSSQYSD; encoded by the exons ATGGAGTCGGGGGAGGGAGCGGAGGAGAAGGAGCAGTCGGAGCCACAGCCACAGCCGCAGCCGACTGCAGAAGCATGGAAGAAGCCGGCGCCCGAGGGCGGGGAGAAGCCCTCCAAGCGGAAGATGAAGACGCCTTACCAATTGGAGATCCTCGAGAAGACCTACGCTG TGGAGACTTACCCGACGGAGATACAGCGGACTGAGCTGTCGGTGAAGACTGGCCTCTCGGATCGGCAGCTCCAGATGTGGTTTTGCCATCGTAGGCTCAAGGATCGGAAGTTCCCTCCCACAAAGAGGCAGCGGAGGGAAGAGGACCCGCTGCCATTGACTCCACCGCCACCAGTGCTTCCGCCTCAGAATGATAGGCTGTCGTCGGAATCAGGGGGCGTAGGGTTGAGCTCCAGCCCCTTCAGTGGAGGGCTTGGTAGCAGTGGGGAGTCCAGGAGGCCATTTTCTAGGGCAGCACCAGTTGTTTCGAGGATTGGGGCGGATATGTCTGCTATAGGAAGGCGTTACTATGACATGGGGCTTCCGCCACCACCCCCTGCACAGCCGACCATGGCGGAAATGAGAATGCTTGCATCAGTTGAATCTCAGCTTGGGGAGCCACTGCGACAGGATGGACCAGTTCTTGGAGTAGAGTTTGATCCATTGCCACCTGGTGCATTTGGGGCGCCAATAG AAATGCCAGTGCAACAGAAGCAGCCCCTGCGCCCTTATGATGGCAATATGTTTGAAAGATATGATACCAAGCCAATGAAG GCAACTGCTGACcatttgttagcaagctcatctAATGGGAAAAGAAAACTAGCAGCTAGTGCTTCTCATATGAGTCATCCCCAGATGAGTCACCGAGCTCTTCACGAGTATCAGTTTCTCCCTGAGCAACTAAGTGTCCGGTCGGAGACATATGATAGGGTCTCTCAATCTCACTATTATGACTCTTCATTAGATGCTTCGAGTGCCAGGGCGATATCTTTACCAAAAAAATTGCATGCAAATGAACAAGGGGTGCCAAATTATACTTTTCAAGGTCAAATGTCCAGTGCAAATCTTTTGTCTCAGCCAGGAAGGCAGCAAAATTTTCCTTCCATTTCAATGGACTCTGATGGTCCTCCACACAGTGACATGTTTCCTATTTCTGCAAGTGACACTCAGTTTGGTATGCATCAAGTCGGACTAGAAAACCAATCTATATCCTCTGACAGGAGGAGTGCCCGAGATGATGACTTTTCTAGGTTGGAGAGAAAACGCAAG AGTGATGAAGCAAGGATTGCTAAGGAGGTTGAAGCACATGAGAAACGGATAAGGAAAGAGCTTGAGAAACAAGACATCTTGAGAAGAAAG AGAGAAGAGCAAATGCGAAGGGAAATGGAGAGACATGATCGtgaaagaagaaaagaggaagagcGGATGTTGCGTGAAAAACTGCGAGAGGAAGAGAGATTTGAACGTGAACAAAGACGTGAAAATGAACGCAGGGAGAAGTTTTTGCTAAAGGAATCCCGTAGA GCTGAGAAATTGAGGCAGAAAGAAGAATTAAGGCGTGAGAAGGATGCTGCAAGACAGAAAGCTGCTACGGAAAGGGCTACTGCCCGCAGAATTGCACGGGAGTATATGGAGCTTATTGAGGATGAGCGACTAGAGTTAATGGAGATTGCTGCAATTAATAAGGGGTTTTCCTCAATCTTTGGTCTTGACAGTGATACTTTGCAACAATTGGATTCATTCAGAA GTATGTTGCAGGCATTCCCACCAAGTTCTGTAAAACTAGGAAGGCCTTTTGGTGTTCAACCTTGGGTGGATTCTGATGAAAATATAGCAAACGTTCTTATG GTTTGGAAGTTCTTAATTACTTTTGCTGACATACTAGGGCTTTGGCCATTCACTCTTGATGAGTTTGTGCAGTCTCTCCATGATTAT GGTTCAAGACTCTTGGGAGAAATACATGTTTCCCTTCTTAAATCCATAATCAAGGACATTGAGGATGTTGCAAGGACACCTGCTATTACAGTTGGTGCTAGCCAGAGCAGTTCTGCTAACCCAGGAGGTGGTCATCCACAGATAGTTGAGGGG GCTTATGCATGGGGTTTCAACATTCGAAGCTGGCAGCGCCACCTAAATTGCTTGACATGGCCTGAGATATTGCGGCAATTTGCTTTATCAGCAGGATTTGGGCCACAACTGAAGAAAAAGAATGTTGAACACACATATTTACGGGATGATAATGAG GGGATTGATGGTGAGGATGTTATTTCCACTTTGCGAAATGGTTCAGCTGTTGAAAATGCTGTTGCTTTAATGCATGAAAGGGGATACACACATCGACGAAGATCTCGACATCGGTTGACTCCTGGAACAGTAAAATTTGCAGCTTTCCATGTTTTATCTCTTGAAGGAAGCAGAGGCTTAACTATACTTGAAGTTGCTGACAAGATTCAG AAATCTGGATTGAGAGATCTTACTACGAGCAAGACACCTGAGGCATCAATTGCTGCAGCGTTATCACGTGACACAAAACTTTTTGAGCGAACTGCTCCTTCAACATATTGTGTACGGTCACCATATAGAAAAGATCCTGTTGATGCAGATGCAGTGCTATCAGCTGCTCGCGAAAAGATACACGTATTTCAAAGTGCACTTTCTGATTCTGAGGAAGTGGAAAAGGATACGGAAGATGTAGATGATGCAGAAAGAGATGAAGATTCAGAAGGGGATGCTGGTGATGATCATGGGGTTGATGATACTGGCACTGATCATAACTTGGATAAGAATGATCCATTTGAAAACAAGCTAAACGATCCTAGTGCATTGACATCAGTAGGTAAGatgaaaggaggaagagaaattgGAGCAACTCCACAAATTAGTTTTGGAAATGTTGCAAAAGTCTGTCCAAAACCCTCTTCAGAGAATGCAAATACTTCTGGGGCCACTGAGTTTATAGAGACCAATTCAAAGTTCCATGAAGCAGCTAATGTGGATATGGAGGAGACAGAGATGGATGAAAGCAACTTCGGTGAACCATGGGTTGAAGGCCTAGCAGAAGTAGGTAAGatgaaaggaggaagagaaattgGAGCAACGCCACAGACTAGTTTTGGAAATGTTGAAAAAGTCAGTCGAAAACCCTCTGCAGAGAATGCAAATACTTCTGGGGCCACTGAGTTTATAGAGACCAATTCAAAGTTCCATGAAGCAGCTAATGTGGATATGGAGACAGAGATTGATGAAAGCAGCTTTGGTGAACCATGGGTTCAAGGCCTAGCAGAAGGTGATTATTCTGGGCTGAGTGTTGAAGAACGCCTAAATGCACTTGTTGCTTTGATAGGTGTTGCTATTGAAGGAAACTCAATACGAATAGTGTTGGAG GAACGCTTGGAAGCTGCAACTGCACTTAAAAAACAAATGTGGGCGGAAGCACAACTGGATAAAAGGCGTTTTAAAGAAGAATATTCTAGCAGATTACAAGGTACTTTTGGTGGGTACAAGGCTGAGATAGCCCAAATGAATGGAACAAGAGAGGGAAGCCAAACTCCACAGGACAATGTGGACAAGGTCAATGATGGCAATTTAGAAGTAATCAACAGTGAACACTTTCTTGAGCAGAATCAGGTGAATATGGGCTATAATTCTATGGGACAAGAGCTTACTAATTCAGATGTGTTATCTATTCAGCAATGCGGATATGCTGCTGAGAAGTCTCGTTCTCAGTTAAAATCATTTATTGGCCATAAAGCAGAGCTACTATATGTGTACCGTTCATTACCCCTAGGTCAAGATCGTAGACGAAACCGCTACTGGCTATTTTCAACTTCTTCATCACCAAATGATCCTGGTTCTGGAAGAATCTTTTTGGAATCCAAAGAAGGTCATTGGACACTTATTGACTCGGAGGAG GCATTTGACACACTTTTAGCTGCTCTGGACACTCGGGGGATTAGGGAATCACATTTGCACTCAATGCTCCAAAGAATAGAGACAACATACAAAGAGGCAATAAAGAGGAGAAAGGATCTTATCATTTCAGCAACGTCATCTGGAGATCATGCTAAACCAAGGGCCTCCAGAATGGTGTCAGGCTCAGATTGCAGCATGGAAATTGATAGTCCTAGTCTTTGCAGGCTCACTCCTGATGCCTTGGAGAACTCAACATCTCTCAAAATTGAACTTGGTAGCAACGAAGTAGAGAAAAACTCTGCTCTTGTCAGATACCAAGGTTTTTTGAGATGGATGTGGAATGAATGCTATAATTCACAGATATTATGCACGATGAAATATGGGACGAAAAGATGTCCTGAGTTGCTTCATACTTGTGATTGTTGCTTCCAGTCTTTCTTAGCTGAAGAAAAACATTGCCCTTCTTGCCACAAGACATTTAAGACCTTCCAAAACTCTGATGCACTTTTTTCAGAGCATGTGACTCTATGTGAACAGAAAAGAAAGTTAGACCCTGATTGGAAACTCCAACTCTCTAACTCTACTCTTCCAATGGGGATCAGATTGCTGAAGACACTACTATCCATGACTGAG GCTGTGATTCCAGCAGAAGCACTTCAAACTCTTTGGACAGAGGGTTATAGGAAATCTTGGGCTGTGAAATTGCATTCTTCATCATCTGCTGGGGAGCTTTTTCAG GTTCTGACATTGTTGGAGCGTGCTGTAAAACTGGATTTTCTTTTGTCAAGTTTTGAAACGACAACTGAACCTCTGATTTCTAAGCAAGAAACTGCCTCGGCTATCTCTGCTCAATCTGGACTTGTTCCTGTACTACCGTGGGTGCCTTATACTTCAGCAGCTGTGGCTTTAAGGCTGTTAGATCTTGATTTTTCGATTTCTTATATGTTGAACCAGAAGCTAGAGTCTCGAAAGGAAAAGGAAGGGCATTATATT AAGCTTCCATCACACTATGCTGCGGTTAACAACATGCAAGAGGTAGATCCTATGGGAACTCCTGAACAAGTTGATTATCTCACTGAAGGGAGGTGGTTAGATTCAGGAAGTGGACAGAGGGGCCGAGGACGAGGCAGTCGTGGGCGAGGTGGACGTGGTCGTGGGCGAGGGAGAGGACTAAGGGGGAGTGCAAGCTCCTCCAGGGCCAATTTTATGACTGAAAATCTCAGTATTTTCGACAAGGCCACAAGAAAATTCACCAGAAGAGGAAGAACACGTGGTCGTGGTGGGCGTAGGCGTGGACGCCGAACTATCAGGCCTAGGCAAATATCTGATGGTAGAGTATCCACAATCAATAAAAGGTCACTTTTGGGCAGCTTGATCACTGCAAACAGCAACTCCAAACAGGCAATGATTGCAGATTCCCCACAAAGCTCAGGTGGAGACGAATGGGGCATAGCTCAAGTTAGAAAACCATATGTTGAAGACGACGATATTAGTAGAGGCTCTGAATCTGATGATAATGGTCAAGCTTCTGGGGATGATTATGATGATCAGGCAGCAGACTCTCTTGTAGAATACGACTACAGCAAGTCCATAGGATTAGCTGACGACGGATCGGAGGATGTTGGAGACATGGACATGGATGAAGATGTCGAAGAAGACGATATGGATGGTAGAAGTCATGACTTGGATGCTTACATggatgatgacgatgatgatTTGCAAGATAACCCAGACGATGTTGAAGATGGAGAGGGAAATAGAGATGAAGATGAGGGGGCAACTTCGTACTCGTCACAGTATAGCGATTGA